ACTGCTTGGGAGAAATGGCTGTCGCTcctgtttaaataaatacatatactGCCGTCAAGAAGCATCGCTGACAGTTTATCCTGGAGCAGAAAATATCTAGTGGATAGGAATAAGCTCAGTATTATGCTTGAGCATTTGATGGTTTCTACAGTTAACTATAAAGGAGAAGTGGGAGGCGAGATTCTGAGCATTTCTCCCTTTTATCTCCTTCACAGGTGTCAAAATGGAAGAGAGTCTCCCTCCTGGCACCAGCTTGAAATGCACAATCTGTAACTACACGGCAGATTCTCTTATTACATTCCAGCATCACATCACGTCTCACCTGTCACAGGCGGCCTTCAGATGCAATCACTGCCATATCAGCTTCCAGAGCCACAGGGAACTCTTACAGCATCAGGACTTACACGGGCACGGCAGCAAACTTCACAGGGAAGGCGACAACACCGAACATTCCCCCAGGGGGTCTGAGGaaagcctccagcagcagcagcagcaggcccgGGCTGAGCTGGCCAACAGGAAGGATGCTCGGCTGGGGAGTCCCAAAGGAGCCCTCAACAAGGAGACCAACACAGACAGTGAAGCTGACAAGGCTGAGAAGAAGCCGGTTCTGTCTGCTCAGAAGGCAGAGACCCACCCAGGCAGCAAAGCCAGTTTCTCCTACACTAGGATCAAATCGGAGCCCTCCAGCCCCCGTCTGGCCTCCTCCCCCGTGCAGCATAACATGCCTACATTTCCCATGGGCCCCTTCTTGTCTCAGTTTGCTTTCTCCCAAGACATTTCCGTAGTCCCACAGGCTTCGGAGATTCTGGCTAAAATGTCAGAACTGGTTCACCGGAGGCTGCGCCATGGAGGGAACAGTTACCCCCCTGTCATCTACAGCCCTCTTATGCCCAAAGGGGCCACGTGTTTTGAATGCAATATTACCTTCAGCAATTTGGACAACTATTTGGTTCACAAGAAGCACTACTGTAACAGCCGCTGGCAGCACATGGCCAAGTCCCCCGACTTCTCCGCCCTCTCGGACAAGGTCCCTGAGGCCGTGAGCCCCAACGGTGGTCACACTTCCGTTAGCATGTTGGCTGGTTGCCACCCTTCAGAGGCCGACACCCATCTTCTGCAGTCCGCCTGCCTCAACTCCAATATGCTGGACATGATCAATGCTGGGGCCAAAGGACCTGACAAAGACCTTGCGGGACAGGTCAAAAAGGTCTCTACCCCGACCGGAGCTGAGGAGAGACTGAACGGCAAGCAGATAGATGGGAAAAGCCCAACTTCCGGCTTGGTGGAAAGTGACAATGACCCCACCAAGACGACCTGCGAAGCCTGCAACATCACTTTCAGCCGCCACGAGACCTACATGGTCCATAAACAGTACTACTGCGCCACCCGTCACGACCCGCCCATGAAACGCATGTCCGCCAACAAGGTTCCCTCCATGCAGAGAACCATGAGGACCCGCAAACGCAGGAAGATGTACGAGATGTGTCTCCCCGACCAAGACCACCAGAGGCCCCCCATGGCCCAGCCGGGCTTCCTCGGTGTTCCTCCCATGAACCCTTGCACGTCCCAGGAAGCCGTAGAGAGCCTAGCGGATCGGTTCCACCCACGTTGCGACATCTTCACAGGTATGGTACCGAAACACCTGGAGGCCTCTCTGACCGTCACTAAACCTGTAATCGCCCCCAAATGCAACAcgatggagcagcaggagctggacgCTCCCATCGATCTCAGCAAAAAGTGTTCGCCAGTCTCTGACAAAACATGTAGCTCCCCGAAAAGACTGTTGGACTATCACGAATGTGCAGTGTGCAAGATCGGGTTTAACAAAGTGGAGAACTACCTTGCGCACAAACAGAACTT
The DNA window shown above is from Takifugu flavidus isolate HTHZ2018 chromosome 10, ASM371156v2, whole genome shotgun sequence and carries:
- the zfpm2a gene encoding zinc finger protein ZFPM2a isoform X2, producing MKTKSTVPVVLSAGPRWLLDVTWQGAEDNKNNCVVYSKGGQLWCTTTKNMMEGEELVAFAVDFDSRLQAVNHMSLSEGMYPARLLDSIQLLPQQAAMASILPTAIVNKDIFPCKACGIWFRSERNLHAHLMYYCSGRQREPETVVEENDAAPHQTPSICPIPQCNKSFSGARALEMHLSTSHSGVKMEESLPPGTSLKCTICNYTADSLITFQHHITSHLSQAAFRCNHCHISFQSHRELLQHQDLHGHGSKLHREGDNTEHSPRGSEESLQQQQQQARAELANRKDARLGSPKGALNKETNTDSEADKAEKKPVLSAQKAETHPGSKASFSYTRIKSEPSSPRLASSPVQHNMPTFPMGPFLSQFAFSQDISVVPQASEILAKMSELVHRRLRHGGNSYPPVIYSPLMPKGATCFECNITFSNLDNYLVHKKHYCNSRWQHMAKSPDFSALSDKVPEAVSPNGGHTSVSMLAGCHPSEADTHLLQSACLNSNMLDMINAGAKGPDKDLAGQVKKVSTPTGAEERLNGKQIDGKSPTSGLVESDNDPTKTTCEACNITFSRHETYMVHKQYYCATRHDPPMKRMSANKVPSMQRTMRTRKRRKMYEMCLPDQDHQRPPMAQPGFLGVPPMNPCTSQEAVESLADRFHPRCDIFTGMVPKHLEASLTVTKPVIAPKCNTMEQQELDAPIDLSKKCSPVSDKTCSSPKRLLDYHECAVCKIGFNKVENYLAHKQNFCPSTAAATQPPQQQHSETGNLELMFPDAKSEGSNNPEDIFDKNQSKCEKNGNGKAQNGGMFPPHLAPVPGLKPFVEPQLIPSKDENKNMFMPHCLYPGAIKKVKGPEQISPYFGIKSTDYVTGGAAMPGETSEQEQGINGGVAETGTAREQAQQPPANGCPHPGKESLPLLPKNRGMIIVNGGHKSEERSGTAPPQQENQPQPDGQVPNPSPTWAAENQADSNENTSPSSKSPTEEAAPAANKGVNGSGSGKYCRLCDIQFNNLSNFITHKKFYCSSHAAEHVK
- the zfpm2a gene encoding zinc finger protein ZFPM2a isoform X3 is translated as MMEGEELVAFAVDFDSRLQAVNHMSLSEGMYPARLLDSIQLLPQQAAMASILPTAIVNKDIFPCKACGIWFRSERNLHAHLMYYCSGRQREPETVVEENDAAPHQTPSICPIPQCNKSFSGARALEMHLSTSHSGVKMEESLPPGTSLKCTICNYTADSLITFQHHITSHLSQAAFRCNHCHISFQSHRELLQHQDLHGHGSKLHREGDNTEHSPRGSEESLQQQQQQARAELANRKDARLGSPKGALNKETNTDSEADKAEKKPVLSAQKAETHPGSKASFSYTRIKSEPSSPRLASSPVQHNMPTFPMGPFLSQFAFSQDISVVPQASEILAKMSELVHRRLRHGGNSYPPVIYSPLMPKGATCFECNITFSNLDNYLVHKKHYCNSRWQHMAKSPDFSALSDKVPEAVSPNGGHTSVSMLAGCHPSEADTHLLQSACLNSNMLDMINAGAKGPDKDLAGQVKKVSTPTGAEERLNGKQIDGKSPTSGLVESDNDPTKTTCEACNITFSRHETYMVHKQYYCATRHDPPMKRMSANKVPSMQRTMRTRKRRKMYEMCLPDQDHQRPPMAQPGFLGVPPMNPCTSQEAVESLADRFHPRCDIFTGMVPKHLEASLTVTKPVIAPKCNTMEQQELDAPIDLSKKCSPVSDKTCSSPKRLLDYHECAVCKIGFNKVENYLAHKQNFCPSTAAATQPPQQQHSETGNLELMFPDAKSEGSNNPEDIFDKNQSKCEKNGNGKAQNGGMFPPHLAPVPGLKPFVEPQLIPSKDENKNMFMPHCLYPGAIKKVKGPEQISPYFGIKSTDYVTGGAAMPGETSEQEQGINGGVAETGTAREQAQQPPANGCPHPGKESLPLLPKNRGMIIVNGGHKSEERSGTAPPQQENQPQPDGQVPNPSPTWAAENQADSNENTSPSSKSPTEEAAPAANKGVNGSGSGKYCRLCDIQFNNLSNFITHKKFYCSSHAAEHVK